The sequence TGGGAGGAAGAGTTCATCTATTCAGACAGAAATGTGTTCAGGGATGGCATCGTCTGGTATgggcggtacatcgacgacatattGATTGTGTGGTCGGGAGGTGTGCCGTCCGTGCCAGACTTTGTCACCTATATCAATAACAACAATCTTAACCTTAAATTCACATACAATGTTAATGATACCACGACTTCTTTCCTGGATCTCCTATTAGTGGGCCTCCCATCACAAAATAGGGTAGTGTCCACGTTATATAGAAAGCCCACAGCAGGAAACACCATCCTTAATGCATCTAGTAATCATCCTGcccatacagtgaaagccatccCAGTAGGTGAATTTACCAGGTTGAGGAGAGTGTGCTCAGACCATGAAGACTTCATGTATCAAGCCAATGCACTCAGCACCAGATTATCCGCTCGGAATTATCCGAATTGGATGATACAGAGAGGCTTCAAGATAGGCAAAAGCAAGAATCGTTCCGCGATGTTGTCATGCACTAGAAGTAACAAGAAAAGTAGGGATCCATCAAAAAACCCCAACAACTCTACGGTCACTTTTTCTACCCAATATAGCTCTGATTATAATAGGGTAGTCAATGTCCTTAAACAAAATCTCCCGATATTATACCAGGACGACAAGCTTAGAGCCATTTTAAAGAACGGGTGTAACTTTGTGTCCAGAAAAGGACAAACCCTTGGGTCTATTCTCTCTCCGAGCTTATTTACCAGCGGTAATTCCCACACGAAAACCTGGCTGGACACCAAGGGCTTTTTCCGTTGTGGCACATCTCGATGTAATGTTTGCATTTATTCTAAATGTGCTGATCACTTTTTTTCTACTAATGAAACGTGCAAATATCCTATCAAAACGTTTATCAACTGTGATACAACATTTGTTGTTTACATCATTGAGTGTACCAAATGCAAAGTCCTCTATGTAGGATCTACCACTCGTAAACTGAAGACTAGGATAGCGGAACACCTAAGGGACAGCACAAAAGATCTATCTTGTAACATGTCAGGTGCCTCTAGGCACTTTGCGAGCGTACATTCAGGTGAAACaggcacattttgttttttgggcATAGAAAAAATTTTCTCCCCGAAAAGAGGAGGTAACAAAAAGAGTGTGTTATTACAGAGAGAGGTCCTCTGGATTTTTAGGCTAGGAACACGCTTTCCAACTGGCCTAAATTTCAGAACGGACTTCTCATATTTCTATTGAAAAGCCTTCAACATATCAGTGTCTATTCTTTACCCCAAATCATCAGCACTCACCCTTTGTTGTACTTTGTAATTTGACTGCTTTTGAAATGCTACTTTGTGATCAAATCTGTTTCACTTTGGCACCAATGGACTCGATAATGTTGTTATTTTCCTATAAGTCATTTTTCTATAAGATATTTTGTATTTCTATGTTGAAGCTTGTACGACGATGATCAATACATGTATAAATTTCATTGTACCGCTTGTTCGGGGATTGTGCATCCCACACGCCCCTTTCGCTGATGCAATGTATCACATGACACAGCACGTGATGCACACGCCCATCCATTGACGTAGTGCATCACATGATTCGTACACACCCCCAGGCTGTGATTGGTAGTTGTTTCTTTTAAATTGATGAGATGATGTATTGTttatatgccatgactaagggcacaAGTTGCCCGAAACGCGTCTGATGTTGCCTACTTATCACACCATGTTTTTAATTCTATTGGAATAAAGGTCACGTTTTATGGAAGTGCTGCGATAAGTCTTTCTTCTCAAGATCCAATTTCCACGTCCGGGTCCCAGCGGATATCGCTCCTTGCACTCCAGGTGTGCTGGATTCACACATGCAACTTTACCCTACAGTGCCGGAATCTTAAGACTGCCAGAAAGGGTGAGCCGCACgcacttttttcatatttttgctaCACTCATGGAATGTATATGACAACTCCACCTCCGTATATTTTTTAATCTCGTCAACAACAATTCCCAGAACCTTTTCATTTGTTTACAAAACCATAAGATGTGGATATCATCCATTTCCTGCAGACCGCACTTATTACAACTAAATATCTTTGAGCCAAATCTGGACAGTTGTTTGGGCGTGTAATAAATTCTGTGCAATATAAATAGGCAGGACAGCCGTTGTGTGGGTATCTTACATATCTTATTTATATCTCCTAACACTTCAGTCCACTTAGATTCATTCAATACCCCTACCACCTCTACCCATTTATCCATAAttcttattttattattgttattatcaaGTACTGGCCACAGTCGGAGCAAGTTTTTACTTTTGAACCTGGTCCCCATCATGGCTTTCAGGATCATTAAAATAGGAGGTAGTGATAACATTCCCCTTTGCGAATCCTCCACTGTTTGCCACCAGTGGTACATTTGAAAAtaggtatatacacatgtattatCTAATCCATACTTCTCCTGTAGATCACTGAAGCTTCTAAGTATACCATTATCCAAGATCTAACATCAAAATAGGTTGTGGGTGAGTTTCTCTGACTGGGTCCTCATCAAATTAAATTTGTATCACACAAAAGGCCCGAAAATGGCCTTacaaaagacccattggtcaagagGTACAGAGGAAATTCATATTTCCCATTAAAAAATGAAATCTTTATTAGAATCGGGGGGGCCTTAGTGTTTAGCTAGCTTTTTATTTAGCTGACATAGGGTTCATAGTACTTACTGGAGCTATTTCAAGTGTCAGAATCAATGTGTGAATGTGAGGACAAGAGTGTTCCTTAGAATCTTGAATGGCTGTGGTGGATGAGTGTATTGGTGAAAAAAATAATATCGAAAAATTAAGGGAGACAGTGGTGTTATAAGGTGATAGAATTAAATAGACCATGATTAACAGACACTAGTCTTTATTAACACTGCTGCAACAAAGTAGCCCTTCTTAATTATAAGCAAGAAAAATGAGTGCTCAAGGGTGACATCTAGTGGTTACTAGCACACCAATGAATACATCCACCAGCGATATACAATCTACTCCACTGTCCTGAAATAACACTCACTCAAGTAGATCCATTTAATCAAACACCAACACCAATATTCCACTTGGCCAACATTAAGGGGATTATATAAGAAGAAAATATAAGCAATGGCCCTATAAAATTGAATTGGAACTGAGGTGGAGAAAAATCCCCTCCACACTTTGTCCAGATGGAAGTACAGTGGCTATAGGCTAATATTAGCCActccaataaaaaacacacaatcttATCGCCGCCACTCCTTCCACAATAATTGAGAGACATTAACCCTTTTGTCTGTAGATTTTTAACATTATTTGTGAGTGTCACTAAATACAATTTTAACAGATTCTtataaagatttaattttttaatgGGGAATATGAATTTCCTCTGTACctcttgaccaatgggtcttttgtgAGGCCATTTTCGGGCCTTTTGTGTGATACAAATGATCCAAGATCTGGTTCATATATTTAATCTCTTTATCTATCCATTTTGTGCAGTTGACCACTGGAACTCCCCATTTCCTATTTTTCCCATAGAGGGGTAAATTGGCTATAACCCTTCATCTCTGTTATCTTCTGGAGTTCCCTCCAGATAAGGCGCATTAATTTAAATGTATGATTTACCCAGCTCGCTTTGGCAGGCATCCATAACTCTGCTTCTAGTGATTCCCAAGCATCATACCTTAAGCACGAGTGTCCTATTTTACAAGACTTATTAAGGGGGTTGGCATCGCAGAGCGCAACATATTTAAGTTGCGCAAACCAAATCCGTAAGCAAACTCTCTATAATCTTAAAAATCTTTTGTGGTATAATTATCGGGGTTGCAGATAGCACATAGAGTAACTTAGGGAGCAATATCATGTTAATAAGGGCAACTCTACCTAGCATGTTAATCGGAAGCTTTTTCCACATTTGAACCTTTTTCCTCAACTCACCTAAAATTGGTATGACATTTCTTTCTATATATTCCAGAATGTCTTCTGAAATATGTATCCTGAGATATTTAGTACTTTCCCCCTTACCAATAACGACCACTTTTTTAGGGGTATAAGTTATCTAATGGAAGCCAGGGGGACTTGTGCCAGTTTATGCACAGACCAGAAAACTGGCCAAAATTCTCAAATACTCGGAATACTTTATCAATTGAACCATGAGAGCCTAAGTAGAGAAGAACGTCATCTGCATACAATGAGATTTTCTCATGAGTCTCTCCCTGCATAAAGCCTATGATGTCCCTATCCTGTCAAATTTTACAGGCTAGAGGTTCCATAGCAATGGCAAATAATAGAGGGGACAGTGGGCAGCCCTGTCTAGATCCTCTTCCGAGCCTAATTGGCCTTGACATCTCCCCATTAACTAGGATTCTTGCCAAGGGATCAAAATACAAAAGTTTCACCCATGTAATAAATCTAGGCCCACAACCCATTTTCTCCAAGGTATACCACAGGAAGGACCATTCTAGGGTATCAAAGGCCCAGAGGCGTCCAGGAACAGCAGGGATCTATGACCAGAGTTGGATGGCTTAAGTTGCATATTTAAAAACAGTTGTCAAATGGTGAGCCTCCTGGCATAAAGTCCTTTTGGTCCATATGGACGATTtctctaattattttattaagTCTCTCTGTCAATACTTTGGCTAGTAATTTATTATCTACGTTAATTAATGAAATAGGACGATATGCATCTACTTTGCTCTTGTCTTTACCGTTCTTAAAACTATTAATGCCTCCCTCATTGACAATGGGAGGGATCCTCTATGATATGAATAGTTCCATATACTTATTAGATGGTCTATGATCTCGTCCTTATAGAGCATATAGAACTTGAGTGAAAATTTCCCTATATGTTTGACTGGATAGTAAAGAGGGAGCTTGAAGATGGAATTCTTTATTACTGAGGATCAGGATAGGGAAGTAAATGCATTTACTGTTTAAACTGGCAGAAATCAATATTTTATCTGTCCTATGAAATGGACTGAAACTCTAGCAGATGTCAGATTGTCCTCTATGGTATAATGCAGAAGTCCATCTTGAAAGATGAGTTAACAAACAGGCTTTTGTGCTTTGTACCAGGCACTTGTTAGGTATTCATTCatgattttttctttttgcagatGCACTGTCACTTAATAAGCTGATACAATTTCTTGCATTGTGCAAACATGCTTGCTCGGAAGGGGCTGATCCCTGAAGAATACCTGATAACGCGAATAGTAGAAGATAAAGCTGATCATCCTCAGTACAAAACCAAACTGAGAAAAGCACGGTTTGTGTCCAAAAATGGTGCCTGTAATGTGGCCCATAAAAATATTCGAGAACAAGGACGTTTCCTTCAGGATGTGTTCACCACCATGGTTGACCTCAAGTGGCAACATAGCTTATTTATCTTCACAATGACATTTATATGCAGCTGGATGCTCTTTGCTATGGCCTGGTGGCTTATTGCTTTTGCCCATGGAGATCTAGACCCTAAACGTGGTTCTGTACCATGTGTCACTAATATCCAGTCTTTCACTTCAGCCTTTCTCTTTTCCATTGAGGTTCAGGTAACCATTGGTTTTGGAGGTCGTATGGTTACAGAGCAATGTCCACTGGCCATTACAGTCCTTATTATCCAGAACATATCTGGATTAATCATCAATGCAGTCATGCTAGGATGCATCTTCATGAAAACTGCTCAAGCAAACCGCAGGGCAGAGACCATTATCTTCAGTAAGCATGCTGTCATAGCTTGCCGGGATGGCAAATACCATTTCATGTTTCGTGTTGGTGACCTACGCAAGAGTATGATTATTAGTGCTTCAATTAAGATCCAAGTAGTCAAGAAGACCACGACAGATGAGGGTGAGGTTGTTCCAATTTCCCAGGTAGATATCCAGGTGGAGAATCCAATTGGGACAAATTCAATTTTCTTAGTTTCCCCACTTATAATAAGCCATACAATTAATGAGAAAAGCCCTCTTTTCCATTTCTCTGCCTATGACCTTGGTGAACAAGATCTGGAGGTAGTAGTAATTCTTGAAGGGGTTGTAGAAACAACTGGAATTACTACTCAAGCAAGGACATCCTACTTGCCTGAAGAAATACTCTGGGGTCACCGTTTTGTCCCAATTGTGTCCGAAGAAGAAGGTCGGTATTCTGTGGACTATTCCAAATTTGGAAATACAGTAAAAGTACGTGGACCTCTCTGCAGTGCTAAAGATCTGATGGAAGGCAGATATCATCCACTTTCTAGTGGTCACCATTCTAGGACTGTGAAGAAAAGGAAAGGTGACGGTCAGCAGGCTTTACTACTGGAAAAGAAAATGGCTGCATATACACAATCTAATGATTCTTCATCTGATTCCTAGTGTTTGTCTTTTTACCACTGAGCAAAATCCATTCATTTTCATCAGAATGAAAACCGATAACACAAAAAGCTATTTTTCTAATTAAGTGGATTTCatgaatttgtgaaaaacatttgtatgctaaattaatgttatCAGTTTTTatcaaatctgcatcaaatctttATCAAAAATGCTCTTATGCTAGATGTTAGCTGCTACTTTTTCTACTGAATTATTGTTTAAGAAGAAATCTTTTTGTAATTAAGATTGAGGGGGAAGGGAGGAGGAATTGGGGAATAAATGGCTCATGAAGTTTTAACCGTTTAAATGAGATTTTCAAAAAGGGGATTTATTAATTATGCAAAGAATGGCTGTTAAAGGTGGTTTCCCATCTGGGCTTTCACATTTCAtttactgccatatacagacatttcttcaatttgatgttattaacaaaatgtacctgtgtgaagacaatttcccataaatgtagccattttgtcccttagaaacaaggtaGCTGTCCTCAGATATGACCACCTTTGCACCCTTGCAGCTTTAGACTAACGTgctctattgagccctgcctgacgaCCTGGCATTCACGCTGGATTCACAGGGCGGCGGTGgtgcatgcagtaactcctggccatttcatatgcaaaatcagttgtttctttatgcaatcactccagcagaggtagtcgtatccaaagacaacaatctaatttctaagggaccaaatgactacatttttttattaacattcaGTTGAAGCAATGTATTTATATGGCAGGAGAATTAAATATTGTCCCTCCTCCTATACTCCATTACATGTCTGACTGTTGGGGCCGGCAGCAATTATGTGTCAAGAATAGCACAGCTCTCAGCTGGCTACATTAGCCCTACATGCACATGTTTGACTACCGCTTAATTAAAACTTCTGCCTGCTGGGTTCATGGAatgaggaggtatagtagggtaCTTGGAAACACAACTCTAGTCTTAATGGGGTATTTtcatttcagaaaattaatgttattgcttgtataatgaaaaattattcACTTTTCTGGAAGATTTTATTGAAGATATAGCCTTGACTACCTCAGATACAGTCTAATGTACCAATGACATAGTAGCTTTATTAACTTGGA comes from Engystomops pustulosus chromosome 6, aEngPut4.maternal, whole genome shotgun sequence and encodes:
- the LOC140063992 gene encoding ATP-sensitive inward rectifier potassium channel 11-like, with amino-acid sequence MLARKGLIPEEYLITRIVEDKADHPQYKTKLRKARFVSKNGACNVAHKNIREQGRFLQDVFTTMVDLKWQHSLFIFTMTFICSWMLFAMAWWLIAFAHGDLDPKRGSVPCVTNIQSFTSAFLFSIEVQVTIGFGGRMVTEQCPLAITVLIIQNISGLIINAVMLGCIFMKTAQANRRAETIIFSKHAVIACRDGKYHFMFRVGDLRKSMIISASIKIQVVKKTTTDEGEVVPISQVDIQVENPIGTNSIFLVSPLIISHTINEKSPLFHFSAYDLGEQDLEVVVILEGVVETTGITTQARTSYLPEEILWGHRFVPIVSEEEGRYSVDYSKFGNTVKVRGPLCSAKDLMEGRYHPLSSGHHSRTVKKRKGDGQQALLLEKKMAAYTQSNDSSSDS